In Parasteatoda tepidariorum isolate YZ-2023 chromosome 2, CAS_Ptep_4.0, whole genome shotgun sequence, one DNA window encodes the following:
- the LOC107456177 gene encoding golgin-45 — protein MSNIKKIPVPGRSAGDGMENCSPNSEFKTKNWANNHKQVSFISSIPSPGKLKEPKFIPYEPYKAAVLPIVPSSTMKDNHNASKLVIDSQKVSALASSIIELYSNVENKDISSNLSENQKCTMDCHVKLKALEEKIKLLEKENKELNAQYQVQTEVNADLKKMLVASLGEDVQCKVQYMTQDKVHLGKEVLQLSDELEQSKEEVEKLSALCNVWESKFKASSLMVKELAQWKASLSHKLNDSIAALDSMLREHDILFKQLHTTHIILEQTLDAFDPSAKQTYKNHDQSLSVLELAVELKSLSSKIQERLIGKQIFDNKSTVSGLRQFTNAELLVYDLFSNFERLSSKDVPFNKNTIKDAGLTACHVLPHQCANDANVRYCKHCSGEVEII, from the exons Atgtcaa ATATAAAGAAAATCCCAGTACCAGGTCGTTCTGCCGGAGATGGCATGGAAAATTGTTCTCCTAATTCTGAGTTTAAGACTAAGAACTGGGCTAATAATCACAAACAAGTTTCTTTTATCAGTTCCATCCCTTCTCCTGGAAAGTTAAAAGAGCCTAAATTTATTCCTTATGAACCATATAAAGCAGCTGTTTTACCTATCGTTCCCTCTTCCACTATGAAAGATAACCACAATGCCTCAAAATTAGTGATAGACTCTCAAAAAGTTAGTGCTCTTGCATCTAGCATtatagaattatattctaatgtAGAAAACAAAGACATTTCATCCAACCtttcagaaaatcaaaaatgtacTATGGATTGCCATGTTAAACTAAAAGCTCTTGAAGAAAAGATCAAATTgttggaaaaagaaaacaaagagcTAAATGCCCAATACCAAGTCCAAACTGAG GTTAAtgctgatttgaaaaaaatgttagtaGCATCACTTGGTGAAGATGTTCAGTGTAAAGTTCAGTACATGACACAAGACAAAGTTCACTTAGGCAAAGAAGTTCTTCAGCTTTCTGATGAATTGGAACAAAGCAAAGAGGAAGTCGAAAAACTATCTGCGCTATGCAATGTGTGGGAAAGTAAATTCAAGGCTAGTAG TTTGATGGTTAAAGAGCTTGCTCAGTGGAAGGCTTCATTATCCCATAAACTGAATGATTCAATAGCAGCTCTTGACTCAATGCTGCGGGAacatgatattttgtttaagcaGCTACACACCACTCAcat CATATTGGAACAAACTCTTGATGCTTTTGATCCCAGTGCCaaacaaacttataaaaatcatgATCAATCACTAAGTGTCTTAGAATTAGCTGTAGAACTAAAGAGCTTATCCTCCAAAATTCAAGAAAGGCTTATTggcaaacaaatttttgataataaatctACAGTTAGTGGCCTGCGACAGTTTACTAATGCTGAACTATTAGTTTATGAT ttattCAGCAATTTTGAAAGACTGTCTTCTAAAGATGTaccttttaacaaaaatacaattaaagatGCTGGATTGACAGCATGTCATGTCTTACCTCATCAATGTGCAAATGATGCAAATGTTAGATATTGCAAGCATTGTAGTGGTGaagtagaaataatataa